From one Triticum urartu cultivar G1812 chromosome 3, Tu2.1, whole genome shotgun sequence genomic stretch:
- the LOC125548540 gene encoding transcription factor MYB30-like has product MVVPRRYVRGPTSTHPSPLIAQTPGIKGGAPPPCKPTSLVCLPSAALLQHRESTTHSTTHTDPARRPLQEGSINPYALPPCRGSDERPPSCSRARRPVFYWADLGGEFGGVVVVEREGPAGMGRAPCCDKASVKRGPWAPEEDELLRSYVRSHGAVGNWIALPQKAGLNRCGKSCRLRWLNYLRPDIKHGGYTEQEDMVICSLYNSIGSRWSIIASKLPGRTDNDVKNYWNTKLKKKAMAMHQQQQYHRHHGTAARGHARGATIATPPPAPQSQCASYMQPSPASASSAVTTASGDAASFGAMYSPSHQAAPLAHYNVNAAAPLAEFPAMPTPAAANSWAINMAFEDMFLPELVGGGDFSQADLFGGFGASLLQAQDSRAQSSLQELSACYFPNAQAEMWAAAADHVNVKPPGAGLCPSLT; this is encoded by the exons ATGGTCGTACCACGTAGGTACGTACGCGGCCCCACCTCCACCCACCCAAGCCCCCTGATTGCTCAGACGCCCGGTATAAAAGGCGGCGCGCCCCCTCCCTGCAAGCCTACTAGCCTTGTCTGCCTTCCATCTGCTGCGCTGCTGCAACACCGCGAGTCCACAACGCACAGCACCACCCACACCGACCCAGCTCGCCGCCCGCTGCAGGAAGGTTCGATCAATCCATACGCCCTGCCTCCGTGCCGCGGCAGCGACGAGAGGCCTCCTTCCTGCTCGCGCGCGCGCCGGCCTGTGTTTTATTGGGCGGATTTAGGCGGGGAATtcggcggcgtggtggtggtggagcgaGAGGGACCAGCAGGCATGGGGCGCGCGCCGTGCTGCGACAAGGCGAGCGTGAAGAGGGGCCCGTGGGCGCCGGAGGAGGACGAGCTGCTGCGGAGCTACGTCCGGAGCCACGGCGCCGTCGGCAACTGGATCGCGCTCCCGCAGAAAGCAG GGCTTAACCGGTGCGGCAAGAGCTGCCGGCTGAGGTGGCTCAACTACCTCCGGCCGGACATCAAGCACGGCGGCTACACCGAGCAGGAGGACATGGTCATCTGCTCCCTCTACAACTCCATCGGAAGCAG GTGGTCTATCATCGCGTCCAAGCTTCCCGGCAGGACGGACAACGACGTCAAGAACTACTGGAACACCAAGctcaagaagaaggccatggcCATGCACCAGCAGCAGCAGTACCACCGCCACCACGGCACCGCCGCCCGGGGACATGCCCGCGGCGCGACGATCGCCACGCCACCGCCCGCCCCGCAGAGCCAATGCGCATCGTACATGCAGCCGTCGCCCGCGTCCGCCTCGTCCGCCGTCACCACGGCGAGCGGCGACGCGGCCAGCTTCGGCGCCATGTACTCCCCGTCCCACCAGGCCGCGCCACTCGCTCACTACAACGTCAACGCGGCGGCGCCGCTCGCCGAATTCCCGGCCATgccgacgccggccgccgccaaCAGCTGGGCCATCAACATGGCCTTCGAGGACATGTTCTTGCCCGAGCTGGTCGGGGGCGGCGACTTCTCCCAGGCGGACCTGTTCGGCGGGTTCGGGGCGTCGCTGCTGCAAGCGCAAGACAGCAGGGCGCAATCGTCCCTGCAGGAGCTCTCCGCGTGCTACTTCCCTAACGCGCAGGCGGAGATGTGGGCGGCCGCCGCCGACCACGTCAACGTCAAGCCGCCGGGCGCCGGCCTGTGCCCCAGCCTGACATGA